One window of the Misgurnus anguillicaudatus chromosome 8, ASM2758022v2, whole genome shotgun sequence genome contains the following:
- the tnni1b gene encoding troponin I type 1b (skeletal, slow) produces MPEQEVSEKSQLPKKKSKITASRKLMLKSLMVAKAKEELEQELADKQEEKEKYLYEKAPPLQTSGMSFAELQELCRELHVKIDVVDEERYDIEAKVLHNTREIKDLNIKVLDLRGKFKRPTLRRVRVSADAILRSLLGSKHKVSMDLRANLKSVKKEDTEKEKTVEVSDWRKNVEAMSGMEGRKKMFDAAQ; encoded by the exons ATGCCCGA GCAAGAGGTAAGCGAGAAAAGCCAGCTTCCCAAA AAAAAGTCCAAGATCACTGCATCGCGCAAGCTGATGCTAAAG agtCTTATGGTAGCTAAAGCAAAAGAAGAGTTGGAGCAGGAGCTGGCAGATAAacaagaagagaaagagaaatatTTATATGAGAAAGCACCTCCGCTACAGACCAGTGGAATGTCTTTTGCTGAACTTCAG GAGCTGTGTCGAGAACTACACGTTAAAATCGACGTTGTGGACGAGGAACGCTACGACATTGAGGCGAAAGTGCTTCACAACACGAGAGAG ATCAAGGATCTGAACATCAAAGTTCTGGACCTAAGAGGTAAATTTAAGCGGCCTACCCTAAGAAGGGTGAGGGTCTCTGCAGACGCCATCCTGAGATCTCTGCTGGGCTCCAAACACAAGGTGTCCATGGATCTGAGAGCGAACCTCAAATCTGTTAAGAAGGAAGACACAGAGAAG GAAAAGACGGTGGAGGTCAGCGACTGGAGGAAAAATGTTGAGGCCATGTCTGGGATGGAGGGAAGGAAGAAAATGTTTGATGCAGCTCAGTAA